AAGTTATATTGAAAAACCAATAAATGAAAAATGAAATAAATACAAATTTGAATACTTTAAAATGCAATTAAACGCCTCTTTCTCTGTGCATTAATCCTGTCACAAAAAAAGGGGAAATAAAATTATCAGATCATTATTTCACTCACATAAAGAATTAAAAATTAATATAATAATTAATTATAGAATTATATTTCAATCAAACAATACGTAACATTCTAATAGTCTAACAATTAATAAAAAAAGAAAATAAATCTCGAGATGAGATTTGAGTTTAATAACAAGATAAGGATAAGGTATTGAGGTTCACAGCCAAGGAGCATTAATAATTTGATAAATAAAAAGAAATTTTTAAATAAAAAAGAGCCAAATTATTAGTACTCTCACACTTATTACTACCTATAAATTTTACACAATGTAAATGTAATTATACATATAAAAGACAACTACCCTACAAGTATGACAAAAATCCATGACAACAGATTTAATAATAACAATAAAAAATTAATAGCAGAAAGGCATATAACTTCAGGCTATGAAAAGCGACGCTTTTTCGATTAGCCATAGAAATGGCGATCCATAGATCGCCATTCCGTCAATTTTACATATTGCACTTAACGTCGAATCAAGTCGTCTCCGTAACCGATCCACTTATAGGTCGTCAACGCTTCCAGCCCCATAGGGCCTCGGGCGTGGAGCTTCTGGGTGCTAACAGCCACTTCAGCCCCCAGCCCAAACTGCCCGCCATCGGTAAAGCGCGTACTGGCATTAACGTACACAGCAGCAGAATCAACCTCATTCACAAAGCGCTCTGCATTCAGCAGCGAGCGGGTCAGGATGGCATCAGAGTGAGCGCTCCCGTGTTCACGAATGTGTTCAATGGCCTCATCGAGCCCCTCAACAACCACTACGTTCAGGTCTAAGGAAAGCCATTCGCTGTCCAGTTCTTCATCGTTAAGCGCCACCACGTTGGCTTCACCGGTAAGGTGCATCTGCGCCTCTGGCGTGGCGTGTAGCGTTACGCCAGAGGCCGCCATTTTTTCACTCAGTCTTGGCATAAACGAAGAAACGATCGAACGCTGCACCAGCAACGTTTCCAGCGTATTGCAGGTGCTAGGGCGCTGAGTTTTCGCATTTTCAATCACCGTTAGCGCCTTCTCGATGTCTGCCGTCTCGTCGACAAAGGTATGGCACACACCAATACCGCCGATGATAACGGGGATAGTCGAGTTCTCTTTACACAGTTTGTGTAACCCCGCTCCGCCGCGAGGAATGATCATATCGACATAGCGATCGAGTTTTAGCAGTTCGTCTATCAGCGCGCGATCGGGGCTATCAATAGACTGCACCGCCGCAGCGGGAAGCCCACATTTCTTCAGCGCCAGCTGGATCACTGCGACCATTGCCTGATTGGTGTTTACGGTCTCTTTGCCGCCCCTCAGGATCACCGCGTTACCGGTTTTCAGGCACAGTGACGCAACATCGATGGTTACGTTAGGTCGAGACTCGTAAATCACGCCAACTACGCCGAGCGGCACGCGACGGCGCTGAAGGTTAAGCCCGCTGTCGAGCATAGAACCGTCAATCACGTGCCCAACGGGATCGGTCAGGCGATACACATGGCGAACGTCGTTGGCAATGCCAGCCAGCCGTGAAGGCGTCAGCAGTAGACGATCGATCATGGCATCGCTCAGGCCACCCTGCTTGGCATTGGCGATATCTTTTTCATTCGCCGCCAAAATAACGTCACTGCTGGCTTCCAGCGTGTCCGCAATAACGGCCAGCGCCTGATTTTTTTTCGCCGAGCTTAGCAGCGCCAGCTGCCAGGAGGCTTTCTTAGCCGCAATACCCATTTGTTCTAACACTGGCGATCCTCCTAATTCACTATCATGTCGTCGCGATGCACGGCAACTGCCCCGTACTCATACCCCAAGATCTCGTCAATCTGCTGGGAATGACGACCGGCAATCATTCGTAGTGCGTCACTGTTGTATCGAGCAACGCCGTGTGCCAGATCGCGGCCGTTCTTATCGCGAATGCGGATAACTTCACCGCGGGAAAAGTTCCCCTTCACGTCCTGAATGCCTTTTGGCAGTAAAGAGCTGCCGCGCTCCATAATTGCCTGCACGGCACCGTCGTCAATACTGATTTCACCGGCGGGAGGCGCGCCAAAGATCCAACGTTTGCGATTTTCCATCGGGGACACCTGAGCGTGGAACCGAGTTCCGACGGAAACGCTATTGATCACGTCAACAATAACGCCTGGCCTGCTGCCCGCCGCAATAACCACTTCAATACCCGCTCTTCCCGCTACGTCAGCGGCCTGAAGCTTGGTCGCCATTCCCCCCGTACCCAGCCCTGACACGCTGTCACCAGCTATGGCCTTTAGGGCGCTATCAATGCTGTGTACTTCTCTTATCAGCTCCGCATCAGGATTCGCGCGCGGATCGGCAGTAAACAACCCCGGCTGGTCAGTCAGCAGCAATAGCTTATCGGCTTCACCAAGGATCGCCGCCAGCGCTGACAGGTTGTCGTTATCGCCCACTTTAATTTCCGCTGTCGCTACAGCGTCGTTTTCATTAATCACAGGGATAATGCGGTTATCCAGCAGCGCCTGCATCATGTCGCGGGCGTTCAGAAAGCGCTCGCGATCTTCGAGGTCAGCGCGGGTCAACAGCATCTGGCCAATATGGATGCCGTAAAGAGAGAAAAGCTGTTCCCACAGCTGAATAAGACGGCTTTGCCCCACTGCTGCCAGCAGCTGCTTTGAAGCGATCGTTGCCGGAAGTTCAGGATAGTTCAGATGCTCTCTCCCGGCGGCAATCGCACCGGAAGTGACAATAATAATGCGGTGCCCCAACGCATGGAGCTGCGCGCACTGGCGAACCAGCTCAAGGATATGCGCACGATTCAGGCGCAGCGAGCCACCCGTTAAGACACTGGTTCCCAGTTTGACAACCAGAGTTTGGCCGTTATTCATAGTTATTCTGCCGTCACTAACACCAAGGAAATAAAGAGAGAAGACCTTTTTAGCAGGTGTCACGCATTATGCCAACAGGCAGAGAGCGAATATCGATAAAAATCCTTGGCTACCGCAGAATCAGCGGAAGGGCATCTGCTCACGCGCGGATAAAGACCGCGCGTGAAGCAATAAAAACTAGCGAGCCCTCTCGCGCAGCGACAGGTTTAAAGAGGAGAGATAGTCATTCAGGCGGCGCTGAAACGTCTGCAGGTTGTCGTCAATTTCAGCCTGAACGGCTGGATCTTTAATGGCTTTTGCCTGCCAGTCTCCTGCTTTATCGTAAAGGCCAATTTGATAGTGATAGGTAAACCCCTGTTCGTCAGCGTCTAATTCGAGCCACCAGCCCCAAAACTCTCGCTTTTCCGGTGCAGGCTTGCTGCTTACGCATACTGCCAGACAGTCAAAAAAGTAACGATGCCCCTTACACTGTGACTCCCTGATGTAGGGTCCCAGTCCAACAAACTCTTTCATAAGCCGACTTCTTGAATGACCGTTCGATAACAGCATGGATAGCCCCTATTTTATATGTATGTCATCTGTCGCTTACCCATATCCTAGCCGCACCAAACTTGATTAACTTCGTGCGAAAAGAATCGAGAATTAACGTTATATTAACATATTTTTGTTTGGATCCATCCTGTCAATTGTGTCAGTCCATCCTTGAGGTTACTCAATAAAGGCGTCGCCCCAACGGTAATCAGTTTGCCTTCCGCGCTAGAAGAGGTAATCAACTTGGATTCAGTCAGCGGGCTAATCACGTCTTTTTCAAAATGGACACTACACATCGGTAAAGGATTCCGGCGGCCAAGCAGCCCCTGAACCTTCAGCGAATAGCGGCTCAGCTCGCTTTGCAGCATATTGTCCGTGGTGGAATCCAGCTTCAACCGGCTGGCAATAATGTCGCGATACACCATTGGCGTACTGGCCTGACTGCTTTCATTAACGAACAGATCGTGAACAATCGGCCCAATACAGGCAACGCCCTGTAGTCGATGGGATTCCAGATAGCCCAGACGAACGGCAACGTTCGCGCCGAACCGAACCCCCAGCGCCGCTACGCGCCTGTCGTCTATCCAAGGAACGTTACCAAGCTGATGCAGAACCTGACGGTGCAGCAGGCTGGTGTCCTCTGTTAGCGGCCACTTGGAAGAAAAACCCAGTGAGGGTAAGTCAACACACAGCATGGCAATGCCGTTCGGCGCCAGATAGTTCCGGAACAGTGGGGAGTAATCACTCAATAGATTATCCAAGCTGCCACACATCAACACTGTCGGATAAGGCCCCTTTCCCCCCTCCGGCAGGTGCAAAAATCCGGTCAGTGTG
This DNA window, taken from Leminorella richardii, encodes the following:
- the proA gene encoding glutamate-5-semialdehyde dehydrogenase, whose product is MLEQMGIAAKKASWQLALLSSAKKNQALAVIADTLEASSDVILAANEKDIANAKQGGLSDAMIDRLLLTPSRLAGIANDVRHVYRLTDPVGHVIDGSMLDSGLNLQRRRVPLGVVGVIYESRPNVTIDVASLCLKTGNAVILRGGKETVNTNQAMVAVIQLALKKCGLPAAAVQSIDSPDRALIDELLKLDRYVDMIIPRGGAGLHKLCKENSTIPVIIGGIGVCHTFVDETADIEKALTVIENAKTQRPSTCNTLETLLVQRSIVSSFMPRLSEKMAASGVTLHATPEAQMHLTGEANVVALNDEELDSEWLSLDLNVVVVEGLDEAIEHIREHGSAHSDAILTRSLLNAERFVNEVDSAAVYVNASTRFTDGGQFGLGAEVAVSTQKLHARGPMGLEALTTYKWIGYGDDLIRR
- the proB gene encoding glutamate 5-kinase, producing MNNGQTLVVKLGTSVLTGGSLRLNRAHILELVRQCAQLHALGHRIIIVTSGAIAAGREHLNYPELPATIASKQLLAAVGQSRLIQLWEQLFSLYGIHIGQMLLTRADLEDRERFLNARDMMQALLDNRIIPVINENDAVATAEIKVGDNDNLSALAAILGEADKLLLLTDQPGLFTADPRANPDAELIREVHSIDSALKAIAGDSVSGLGTGGMATKLQAADVAGRAGIEVVIAAGSRPGVIVDVINSVSVGTRFHAQVSPMENRKRWIFGAPPAGEISIDDGAVQAIMERGSSLLPKGIQDVKGNFSRGEVIRIRDKNGRDLAHGVARYNSDALRMIAGRHSQQIDEILGYEYGAVAVHRDDMIVN
- the crl gene encoding sigma factor-binding protein Crl codes for the protein MLLSNGHSRSRLMKEFVGLGPYIRESQCKGHRYFFDCLAVCVSSKPAPEKREFWGWWLELDADEQGFTYHYQIGLYDKAGDWQAKAIKDPAVQAEIDDNLQTFQRRLNDYLSSLNLSLRERAR
- the frsA gene encoding esterase FrsA; the protein is MPKSNLSEILFKPSFKHPETSTLVRRVVQTSGSVHSSLDGESQSNWYRMINKIIWAWRGVDPIEVENVLARIAASTNERTNEALLDTVIGYRGGNWIYEWAKEGMVWQKEALDLACKDPAKAGAYWLKACNFYSIASYPHLRGDPLAEQAELLADRAYREAANYLPYELKSLEFRVDGGTLTGFLHLPEGGKGPYPTVLMCGSLDNLLSDYSPLFRNYLAPNGIAMLCVDLPSLGFSSKWPLTEDTSLLHRQVLHQLGNVPWIDDRRVAALGVRFGANVAVRLGYLESHRLQGVACIGPIVHDLFVNESSQASTPMVYRDIIASRLKLDSTTDNMLQSELSRYSLKVQGLLGRRNPLPMCSVHFEKDVISPLTESKLITSSSAEGKLITVGATPLLSNLKDGLTQLTGWIQTKIC